The following is a genomic window from Clostridia bacterium.
AAATAGGGTTCGCCGTTTCCGCCGCCGCCGATCCCGAGACCTTTTCTCTGCCCTTTCGTGTAGAAAAAGACCCCTTGATGCTCGCCGACGACTTTTCCGTCCGTCGTCACGATCTCGCCCTTTTTCATCGGGATATAGGTGGAAAGGAAATTGCGGAAATTACGCTCTCCGATAAAGCAGATCCCCGTGCTGTCCTTTTTCTCCCAAACGGGAAGACCTTCTTTTTTCGCGATCGCGCGGACTTCGCCTTTTTTCAGCGCGCCGAGCGGGAAAAGCGCGGTGGAAAGCTGCTCTTCCGTGATCTGATTCAGAAAATAAGTCTGATCCTTGTTTTCATCTTGCGAGCGAAGGAGAAGATGACGCTCGCCGTGAAAAACGCTCGCGTAGTGACCGGTCGCGACGAAATCCGCTTCGGCAGCTTTCGCGAAAGAGGAAAACGCTTCGAATTTGATCTCGCGATTGCAAAGAACGTCCGGATTCGGCGTGCGTCCTTTTTCGTATTCCGAAAGAAAGACGGAGAACACGCGGTCGAGATATCGCTTGGAGAAATCCTCGGAGTAGTACGGGATCCCGATCTTATCGGCGACCCGACGAACGTCCTTGAAATCCTCGTCCGCGGTGCATCTGCCGCACTCGTCCTCTTCGCGCCAATTCCGCATAAAGAGACCGATCACGTCATAGCCCTCTCTCTTCAAAAGGAGGGCGGCGACGGCGCTGTCCACGCCGCCGCTGAGTCCGATTACGACCCTTTTTTTCATATCACGAATTCTGCGCTTCGAGGGCTTCCCTGTAAAGGTTGCGCGTAAAGGGGACTTGGGAGATCGAGACGCTGCTGTCCGCGTTCAGCGTGATGAGCGTGCCGCCGCGTTGCTCGGTCTTGTCGTAGATATCTTGGTGCGCGGCGGGAACGATGCCGTTCGCGCAGTAATCGATGCTCATTCCGTAGGTCAGGCAGATGCCTTGATAGGTGAAGGAATAGGTGTTTCTGTGATCGTGACCGCAGAAGACGTACTTCGTGGAACCGAGCTCTTTGATCTTTTGGAATTCGTGGCCGCCGTCATAGGTGACGCCGTTCCATTCGCCGACGTAAGACGCGCAGACCTCGCCTTCGTTATAGACGCCGCCGTGATAGGTGATGACTTCGCCGTCCACCGTCAAAGAGCGTTCCGTGCCGTCCACCTTGATCGTGTCGTGCCAATCCTCTCCGAGCGCTTCGAGCGCCGAGATGAACTTTTCAAGCACCGTCCT
Proteins encoded in this region:
- the mnmA gene encoding tRNA 2-thiouridine(34) synthase MnmA — protein: MKKRVVIGLSGGVDSAVAALLLKREGYDVIGLFMRNWREEDECGRCTADEDFKDVRRVADKIGIPYYSEDFSKRYLDRVFSVFLSEYEKGRTPNPDVLCNREIKFEAFSSFAKAAEADFVATGHYASVFHGERHLLLRSQDENKDQTYFLNQITEEQLSTALFPLGALKKGEVRAIAKKEGLPVWEKKDSTGICFIGERNFRNFLSTYIPMKKGEIVTTDGKVVGEHQGVFFYTKGQRKGLGIGGGGNGEPYFVVGKDVPNNRLIVTQGETDLMFSSSLETDDFHFISERLPEGESAVTARIRHRQPLQEAVAVVEGNKVTVRFKNKQRAVQEGQYVVLYQDRVCLGGGVIERTK